In Vicugna pacos chromosome 10, VicPac4, whole genome shotgun sequence, the following proteins share a genomic window:
- the TMEM80 gene encoding transmembrane protein 80 isoform X2 — protein MAASRRGRASSTVLSSVPLQALLYLRGTYFALYFLATLLMVVYKSQVFTYPHGYLVLDLALLSLMGILEAAQLYLGAKGNLLEAEAPLAASLVLTVGNALLTVYFLLWQTLVLWADLVLSATLLALHSLEAVLQVVAIAAFVS, from the exons GGAGAGCCTCCTCTACGGTG CTCTCGTCCGTCCCTCTGCAGGCGCTGCTTTATCTGAGGGGAACGTATTTCGCCCTTTATTTCCTGGCTACGCTCCTGATGGTCGTGTATAAAA GTCAGGTTTTCACTTACCCTCACGGTTACCTGGTCCTTGACCTGGCTTTGCTGTCTCTGATGGGGATTCTGGAAGCAGCTCAGTTATACTTGG GTGCCAAGGGCAACCTGCTGGAGGCTGAGGCACCGCTGGCCGCCAGCCTGGTCCTCACGGTGGGCAACGCCCTGCTGACGGTCTACTTCCTGCTCTGGCAGACCCTGGTGCTGTGGGCGGACTTGGTCCTCAGTgccacactcctggcactgcacagccTGGAGGCCGTCCTGCAGGTGGTGGCAATTGCAGCCTTTGTCAGCTAA